Proteins encoded together in one Staphylococcus aureus window:
- a CDS encoding XkdX family protein, with protein MKMIYPTFKDIKTFYVWGYYKNEQIKWYVDKGLIDKEEYALITGEKYPETKDEKSQV; from the coding sequence ATGAAGATGATTTATCCAACTTTTAAAGACATTAAAACTTTTTATGTTTGGGGTTACTATAAAAACGAGCAAATTAAGTGGTACGTAGACAAGGGTTTAATCGATAAAGAAGAATACGCTTTAATCACTGGAGAAAAATATCCAGAAACAAAAGATGAAAAGTCACAGGTGTAA
- a CDS encoding DUF2951 domain-containing protein — translation MFGFTKRHEQDWRLTRLEENDKTMFEKFDRIEDSLRAQEKIYDKLDRNFEELKRDKVEDEKNKEKNAKNIRDIKMWILGLIGTIFSTIVIALLRTIFGI, via the coding sequence ATGTTTGGATTTACCAAACGACATGAACAAGATTGGCGTTTAACGCGATTAGAAGAAAATGATAAGACTATGTTTGAAAAATTCGACAGAATAGAAGATAGTCTTAGAGCGCAAGAAAAGATTTATGACAAATTAGATAGAAATTTTGAAGAATTAAAGCGCGACAAGGTAGAAGATGAAAAGAATAAAGAAAAGAATGCCAAGAATATTAGAGACATAAAAATGTGGATTCTAGGTTTGATAGGGACTATCTTCAGTACGATTGTCATAGCTTTACTAAGAACTATTTTTGGTATTTAA
- a CDS encoding N-acetylglucosaminidase, which produces MGLPNPKNRKPTASEVVEWALYIAKNKIAIDVPGSGMGAQCWDLPNYLLDKYWGFRTWGNADAMAQKSNYRGRDFKIIRNTKDFVPQPGDWGVWTGGWAGHVNIVVGPCTKDYWYGVDQNWYTNNATGSPPYKIKHSYHDGPGGGVKYFVRPPYHPEKSTPAPKPEDDSDNNEKNNKKVPIWKDVTTIKYTISSQEVNYPEYIYHFIVEGNRRLEKPKGIMIRNAQTMSSVENLYNSRKKYKQDVEYPHFYVDRHNIWAPRRAVFEVPNEPDYIVIDVCEDYSASKNEFIFNEIHAMVVAVDMMIKYEIPLSIENLKVDDSIWRSMLEHVNWNMIDNGVPPKDKYEALEKALFNIFKNREKLLNSITKPTVTKSRIKVMVDNKNADIANVRDSSPTANNGSASKQPQIITETSPYTFKQALDKQMARGNPKKSNAWGWANATRAQTGSAMNVKRIWESNTQCYQMLNLGKYQGVSVSSLNKILKGKGTLNNQGKAFAEACKKHNINEIYLIAHAFLESGYGTSNFANGKDGVYNYFGIGAYDNNPNYAMTFARNKGWTTPAKAIMGGASFVRKDYINKGQNTLYRIRWNPKNPATHQYATAIEWCQHQASTIAKLYKKIGLKGIYFIRDKYK; this is translated from the coding sequence ATGGGATTACCTAATCCGAAAAATAGAAAGCCCACAGCTAGTGAAGTGGTTGAATGGGCGTTATATATCGCTAAAAACAAAATAGCTATTGATGTACCTGGTTCTGGAATGGGAGCACAATGCTGGGATTTACCTAATTATTTACTCGATAAATATTGGGGGTTTAGAACATGGGGAAATGCTGATGCTATGGCTCAGAAATCTAATTATAGAGGTAGAGATTTCAAGATAATTAGAAATACAAAAGATTTTGTACCACAACCAGGCGACTGGGGTGTTTGGACTGGTGGTTGGGCAGGACATGTAAACATTGTAGTGGGACCATGCACAAAAGACTATTGGTATGGTGTGGATCAAAACTGGTATACAAATAATGCAACAGGAAGTCCGCCGTATAAAATCAAACACTCTTATCATGATGGACCAGGTGGAGGAGTTAAATATTTTGTTAGACCACCATATCATCCGGAGAAATCTACGCCGGCACCTAAACCCGAAGACGACAGTGATAATAACGAAAAAAATAATAAAAAAGTTCCGATTTGGAAAGATGTAACAACTATAAAGTACACAATTTCTAGTCAAGAAGTTAATTATCCAGAATATATTTATCATTTTATAGTAGAGGGTAATCGACGACTCGAAAAACCTAAAGGAATAATGATTAGAAATGCTCAAACAATGAGTTCAGTAGAAAATTTATATAACAGTAGGAAGAAATACAAACAAGATGTGGAATATCCCCACTTTTATGTAGATAGACATAATATTTGGGCTCCTAGAAGAGCGGTATTTGAGGTTCCTAATGAACCTGATTATATAGTTATAGACGTATGTGAAGATTATAGTGCGAGTAAAAACGAATTTATTTTCAATGAAATTCACGCAATGGTTGTAGCTGTAGATATGATGATCAAATATGAGATACCTCTAAGTATTGAAAATTTAAAAGTAGACGACAGCATTTGGCGTTCTATGTTGGAACATGTTAATTGGAATATGATTGACAACGGTGTTCCCCCTAAAGATAAATACGAAGCATTAGAAAAGGCATTATTTAATATATTTAAAAACAGAGAAAAATTATTAAATTCTATAACTAAACCAACAGTAACAAAATCTAGAATAAAAGTTATGGTAGATAATAAAAACGCTGATATAGCGAATGTAAGAGACTCATCACCAACAGCTAACAATGGCTCGGCATCTAAACAACCGCAGATTATAACTGAAACGAGCCCTTATACATTCAAACAAGCACTGGATAAACAAATGGCAAGAGGTAACCCGAAAAAATCTAATGCTTGGGGCTGGGCTAACGCTACACGAGCTCAAACGGGCTCGGCAATGAATGTTAAACGAATATGGGAAAGTAACACGCAGTGCTACCAAATGCTTAATTTAGGCAAGTATCAAGGTGTTTCAGTTAGTTCACTTAATAAGATACTTAAAGGTAAGGGGACATTGAATAATCAAGGTAAAGCGTTCGCAGAAGCTTGTAAAAAGCACAACATTAATGAAATTTATTTAATCGCGCATGCTTTCTTAGAAAGTGGATATGGAACAAGTAACTTCGCTAACGGAAAAGATGGAGTATACAACTACTTCGGCATTGGCGCTTACGACAACAATCCTAACTACGCAATGACGTTTGCAAGGAATAAAGGTTGGACAACTCCAGCAAAAGCAATCATGGGCGGTGCTAGCTTCGTAAGAAAGGATTACATCAACAAAGGGCAGAATACACTGTACCGAATTAGATGGAATCCTAAAAATCCAGCTACACATCAATATGCTACTGCTATAGAGTGGTGCCAACATCAAGCAAGTACAATCGCTAAGCTATATAAAAAAATCGGCTTAAAAGGTATCTACTTTATAAGAGAT